The Clostridioides difficile genome has a segment encoding these proteins:
- a CDS encoding diacylglycerol kinase, translating to MKPGKTRQGIIKAFNAAIEGILYTFKFERNMKIHYLGSVAVLIISLFFNFSKLEMIMLLMSICLVVVAEMFNTAIEKAVDLVTDEYHVLAKIAKDVAAGGVLVAALNSVVVGYILFYDKLTDISGMLIYKIRESELHITLICILLVLIAVVVVKALTSTGTPLKGGMPSGHAALAFAIATAITLMTERVVASTLAYIMAVLVAQSRIEGKIHTFWETIAGALLGVLIAILVFQLGMFYN from the coding sequence ATGAAACCAGGGAAAACTCGTCAAGGTATAATTAAAGCTTTTAATGCGGCCATAGAAGGAATATTATATACGTTTAAATTTGAAAGGAATATGAAAATACATTACTTAGGCTCAGTTGCTGTGCTTATAATAAGCTTATTTTTTAACTTTTCAAAACTGGAAATGATAATGTTGTTAATGTCTATATGTTTAGTTGTAGTTGCTGAGATGTTTAATACAGCTATAGAAAAAGCAGTAGACTTGGTAACTGATGAATATCATGTACTTGCAAAAATAGCAAAAGATGTTGCAGCAGGTGGTGTACTAGTAGCAGCATTAAATTCAGTAGTGGTGGGATATATTTTATTTTATGATAAATTGACAGATATATCTGGGATGCTAATTTATAAGATAAGAGAATCAGAACTACATATAACCTTGATATGTATATTGTTGGTTCTTATAGCTGTAGTAGTAGTAAAAGCATTGACTTCAACAGGAACACCTTTAAAAGGAGGTATGCCAAGTGGTCATGCTGCTTTAGCATTTGCTATAGCAACTGCAATTACGCTTATGACAGAGAGAGTAGTTGCATCTACTCTTGCATATATAATGGCTGTATTAGTTGCTCAAAGTAGGATTGAGGGAAAAATACATACATTCTGGGAAACTATAGCAGGAGCTTTGTTAGGTGTGTTAATAGCAATATTAGTATTTCAGCTTGGAATGTTTTATAATTAA
- a CDS encoding GatB/YqeY domain-containing protein: MSLKQKLQEDLKSSMKNKDAVRKSVVTLIRASIKQYEVDNRTELDEEGIIDVIAKQLKQRRDALVEFEKAGREDLIKETEAEIEVLKEYLPQQLSEEELEEIVKCTISEVGATSMKDMGKIMSVIQPKVKGRADGKLINKLVKQNLQ, encoded by the coding sequence ATGTCCCTTAAGCAAAAGTTACAAGAGGATTTGAAATCTTCGATGAAAAACAAAGATGCAGTGAGAAAATCTGTAGTAACTTTAATAAGAGCTTCCATAAAGCAGTATGAAGTTGATAATAGAACTGAACTTGATGAAGAAGGAATTATCGATGTAATAGCAAAACAATTAAAGCAACGTAGAGATGCATTAGTTGAATTTGAAAAAGCTGGAAGAGAAGACTTAATAAAAGAAACAGAAGCTGAAATTGAAGTTTTAAAAGAGTACCTACCTCAACAATTAAGCGAAGAAGAGTTAGAAGAAATTGTAAAATGTACTATATCTGAAGTAGGAGCAACATCTATGAAAGATATGGGAAAAATAATGTCAGTTATTCAACCAAAAGTTAAGGGTAGAGCTGACGGAAAACTTATAAATAAGTTGGTAAAACAAAACTTACAATAG
- a CDS encoding PhoH family protein, translated as MIIQKKFTIADGNFERELFGNFDENVKLIEKTLNIDVILREGNIILIGEEKNVDSALKLMNELHQTVSNGKHLDKQSISYSLSLLLEGSEQKIKELEGTIVITQKGKAVQPKTLGQKEYIKLIENNDITFGVGPAGTGKTYLAVAMAVKAFKRDEVSRIILTRPAVEAGESLGFLPGDLKDKVDPYLRPLYDALFEMLGADKFNKYLERGTIEVAPLAFMRGRTLDNSFIILDEAQNTTSEQMKMFLTRLGFGSKAVVTGDITQTDLPQNKKSGLIQATEILKGVQGIGSIMLTDRDVVRHELVQRIIRAYEKHDKKEEFKKEERKKMKIQEKTFKRK; from the coding sequence TTGATAATACAAAAAAAATTTACAATCGCAGATGGCAATTTTGAAAGAGAGTTATTTGGAAATTTTGATGAGAATGTAAAATTGATAGAGAAAACTTTAAATATAGATGTAATACTTAGAGAAGGCAATATAATTTTAATAGGAGAAGAAAAAAATGTCGATTCGGCATTAAAACTTATGAATGAATTGCATCAAACTGTATCAAATGGTAAGCATTTAGATAAACAGAGCATTTCATATTCATTGTCTCTTTTACTTGAAGGTAGTGAGCAAAAGATAAAAGAACTTGAAGGTACAATTGTTATAACTCAAAAAGGTAAAGCTGTTCAACCTAAAACTTTAGGGCAAAAAGAGTATATAAAGCTTATAGAAAACAATGATATAACTTTTGGTGTTGGACCTGCTGGAACAGGAAAGACTTACCTTGCTGTGGCTATGGCAGTGAAAGCTTTTAAAAGAGATGAAGTTAGTAGAATTATACTTACAAGACCAGCAGTGGAAGCTGGAGAAAGTTTAGGATTTTTACCAGGAGATTTAAAAGATAAAGTAGACCCATATTTAAGACCATTGTATGATGCATTATTTGAAATGTTGGGTGCTGATAAGTTCAATAAATATTTAGAAAGAGGTACTATAGAAGTTGCACCACTTGCATTTATGAGAGGTAGAACTCTTGATAATTCTTTTATAATATTAGATGAAGCTCAAAATACAACTTCTGAGCAAATGAAAATGTTTTTAACTAGATTAGGATTTGGTTCTAAGGCTGTAGTTACAGGTGATATAACACAAACAGATTTGCCACAAAACAAAAAAAGTGGTCTTATACAAGCAACAGAAATTCTTAAGGGCGTTCAAGGAATAGGCTCTATAATGTTAACAGACAGAGACGTTGTAAGACATGAGTTAGTACAAAGAATAATAAGAGCTTATGAGAAGCATGATAAAAAAGAAGAATTTAAAAAAGAAGAGCGCAAAAAAATGAAAATACAGGAAAAGACTTTCAAAAGAAAGTAA
- the era gene encoding GTPase Era, with the protein MFKSGFVSIVGRPNVGKSTLMNNVVGEKIAIMSDKPQTTRNTIQAVYTDEETQIVFLDTPGIHKPKNKLGEFMVKAATEAFKNVDLILFVVDDSKKIGPGDRKIIEDLKSVKTPIILVVNKIDQLGQKDELFDIIKMYDREGIFKEIVPISALKGKNTDTLIKVIQNYLEEGPKYFPDYMITDQPERVLIAELIREKVLHYLNDEIPHGVAVEIEKMKARNDKEIVDVSAVIYCERDSHKGIIIGKNGRKLKGIGKSARQDIELLLGSQINLQLWVKVKENWRNLQNYINNFGYNDK; encoded by the coding sequence ATGTTCAAATCAGGATTTGTCAGTATAGTAGGTAGACCAAATGTAGGGAAATCTACTTTAATGAATAATGTAGTAGGGGAAAAGATAGCTATAATGAGTGATAAACCTCAGACTACAAGAAATACAATACAAGCAGTTTATACGGATGAAGAAACTCAAATAGTATTTTTAGATACACCAGGTATTCACAAACCTAAAAACAAATTAGGTGAATTTATGGTAAAGGCAGCAACAGAAGCTTTTAAAAATGTAGACTTAATATTATTTGTAGTCGATGACTCTAAAAAAATAGGTCCAGGAGACAGAAAAATAATAGAGGATTTAAAATCTGTTAAGACACCAATAATTCTAGTTGTAAATAAAATAGACCAACTAGGCCAAAAAGATGAATTGTTTGATATAATAAAAATGTATGATAGAGAAGGTATTTTCAAAGAAATAGTACCAATATCAGCATTAAAAGGAAAAAATACAGATACTCTAATAAAAGTTATACAAAATTACTTAGAAGAAGGACCGAAGTATTTTCCAGATTATATGATTACAGACCAACCAGAGAGAGTATTAATAGCAGAACTTATAAGAGAAAAAGTTCTTCATTATCTTAATGATGAAATACCTCATGGTGTAGCTGTTGAAATTGAAAAAATGAAAGCAAGAAATGATAAAGAAATAGTAGATGTATCTGCTGTGATATACTGTGAAAGAGATTCACATAAGGGAATAATAATAGGAAAGAACGGTAGGAAGCTAAAAGGAATAGGTAAATCAGCAAGACAAGATATAGAATTACTTTTAGGTTCACAAATAAATCTTCAATTGTGGGTTAAGGTTAAAGAAAATTGGAGAAATTTACAAAATTATATAAATAATTTTGGATATAATGATAAATAA
- a CDS encoding YqzL family protein: MNNISWEVFKKTGSIDAYLYFCDCKNLSEEVEEVREKKEDDGNPEHPGDST, translated from the coding sequence ATGAACAATATCAGTTGGGAAGTTTTTAAAAAAACAGGTAGTATAGATGCATATCTATATTTCTGTGATTGCAAAAACCTAAGTGAAGAAGTCGAAGAAGTAAGGGAGAAAAAAGAAGACGATGGTAATCCTGAACACCCAGGGGATAGTACTTAA
- the raiA gene encoding ribosome-associated translation inhibitor RaiA has protein sequence MQIIVSGRQMKLTDGIKGYVDGKLSRLEKYLDPESEVKVTVSAKKDRQKVEVTIIPINGQIIRAEDVEEDLYAAIDIVCDKLSRQVVKYKTKVKDKVQNNKSIRFENIDFIDNSSEFNEYDYDDEEDENIVIERRKKFNVKPMSSEEAILQMELVGHNFYMFRNQDNFEINIVYKRKAGGYGLIEQD, from the coding sequence ATGCAAATAATAGTATCTGGGAGACAAATGAAATTAACTGACGGAATAAAAGGATACGTAGATGGAAAATTAAGTAGGTTAGAAAAATACCTTGATCCTGAATCAGAAGTGAAAGTAACAGTAAGTGCGAAAAAGGATAGACAGAAAGTGGAGGTTACAATAATTCCTATTAATGGTCAAATAATAAGGGCAGAAGACGTAGAAGAGGATTTATATGCAGCAATTGACATTGTTTGTGACAAATTAAGTAGACAAGTTGTAAAGTATAAGACTAAGGTTAAAGACAAAGTTCAAAATAATAAAAGCATAAGATTTGAAAATATTGACTTTATAGATAATAGTAGCGAATTTAATGAGTATGATTATGATGATGAGGAAGATGAAAATATAGTTATAGAAAGAAGAAAGAAATTTAATGTAAAGCCTATGAGCTCAGAAGAGGCAATTCTTCAAATGGAGTTAGTAGGACACAACTTCTATATGTTTAGAAACCAAGATAATTTTGAAATAAATATCGTATATAAGCGTAAAGCAGGTGGATATGGTTTAATAGAGCAAGACTAG
- the mgtE gene encoding magnesium transporter, which translates to MDRKLDASQDLLYEVKSLIDNNKVLELRELIEEYHIIDIFDIMENLEEDMKIQLFEVLPLDMASSILEEGSVEFFISILSKLDVEHAKNILELMSLGDMADKLSELEEEEREHIINLLNQENADYVKELLFYDEDSAGGTMTTGYISINKDMTALEAIEHMREEADEAETIYYIYVVDDEEKLVGVLSLRELIISRDANIVEDLMSENIISVYVDEDREEAVRLVSKYNLIAIPVVDRQEKLKGIITVDDIIDVMEEEATEDMYKFAGSSEHEREVAEKENPTLKEQIISALRGRLPWLIITLIGGLLASLILSNLDYIMNPIYAPLVFFIPVVIGMGGNIGTQSSSVTVITLSNKDLNFSNVVREGIVGIITGLLCSVITGIVIYFVMKKLDIVLIVSISLFINMVLGATIGAFMPVLLKKMDADPSTVSSPIISTALDITGIAVYFIITTALLSKIV; encoded by the coding sequence ATGGATAGGAAACTGGATGCTTCCCAAGATTTATTATATGAAGTAAAATCATTAATTGATAATAATAAAGTATTGGAGTTAAGAGAATTAATAGAGGAATATCATATAATTGATATATTCGATATAATGGAAAATTTAGAGGAAGACATGAAAATTCAATTATTTGAAGTTCTTCCTTTGGATATGGCATCTTCTATATTAGAAGAAGGTAGTGTAGAGTTTTTTATTAGTATTTTGTCTAAGTTAGATGTAGAACATGCAAAAAACATACTTGAACTTATGTCTCTTGGAGATATGGCTGATAAACTAAGTGAGCTTGAAGAAGAAGAGAGAGAACATATAATAAATCTTTTAAATCAAGAAAATGCTGACTATGTAAAAGAATTGCTATTCTATGATGAAGATTCTGCTGGTGGAACAATGACCACTGGATATATTTCTATAAATAAAGATATGACAGCTCTTGAAGCAATAGAACATATGAGAGAAGAAGCTGATGAAGCTGAGACTATTTATTATATATATGTAGTTGATGATGAAGAAAAACTAGTTGGAGTATTATCATTAAGAGAGCTAATAATATCAAGAGATGCAAATATAGTAGAAGATTTAATGAGTGAAAATATAATTTCTGTGTATGTAGATGAAGATAGAGAAGAAGCAGTTAGATTAGTATCAAAATACAATTTAATAGCAATTCCAGTAGTAGATAGACAAGAAAAGTTAAAAGGGATAATAACAGTAGATGATATAATAGATGTAATGGAAGAAGAAGCAACTGAAGATATGTATAAATTTGCAGGAAGTTCAGAACATGAAAGAGAAGTTGCTGAAAAGGAAAACCCTACATTGAAAGAGCAGATAATATCAGCCCTTAGAGGTAGACTTCCATGGTTAATTATTACATTAATTGGAGGTCTATTGGCTTCTTTAATACTTTCTAATTTAGATTATATAATGAATCCTATTTATGCTCCATTGGTATTTTTTATACCTGTGGTAATAGGTATGGGTGGCAATATTGGAACACAATCATCATCTGTTACAGTAATAACACTCTCTAATAAAGATTTGAATTTTAGTAATGTAGTAAGAGAAGGTATTGTAGGGATTATTACAGGTCTATTATGTAGTGTAATAACAGGTATTGTAATTTATTTTGTTATGAAAAAATTAGACATTGTATTAATTGTTTCAATATCATTATTTATAAATATGGTTTTGGGTGCAACAATAGGTGCATTTATGCCTGTTTTATTAAAAAAGATGGATGCAGATCCATCAACAGTTTCATCACCAATTATATCTACAGCTCTTGATATAACTGGTATAGCAGTTTATTTTATAATAACGACAGCATTATTGTCAAAAATTGTTTAA
- the recO gene encoding DNA repair protein RecO, with protein MVILNTQGIVLKAIRYKESDVILTLFTRKLGKVSAIAKGAKKNKSSLLSSSQLFSYSNFTLKKQGNMYNVTQSEIIKSFYNISYDIEAFSYATYITKLVENSILENQTNNRLFILLAQALYLYTQENTDNRFVTAAFELKFLDYIGFKPTVNKCINCKSKILQNSMFNVYEGGILCSKCKTLFDNNIKLDLTTVSLMEYVLRNDILTCSKAKVSKYITHELENILEKYLKVYVDNINLKSLHVLQSVKNNKGVDNNE; from the coding sequence ATGGTAATCCTGAACACCCAGGGGATAGTACTTAAAGCTATAAGGTACAAGGAAAGTGATGTAATACTTACTCTGTTTACGAGAAAGCTTGGAAAAGTATCTGCAATAGCAAAAGGAGCTAAAAAAAATAAAAGCTCTTTACTTTCATCATCACAGTTATTTTCTTATAGCAATTTTACTTTGAAAAAACAAGGAAATATGTACAATGTCACTCAAAGTGAAATCATAAAAAGTTTTTATAATATATCCTACGATATAGAAGCATTTTCTTATGCTACATATATTACAAAATTAGTTGAAAATTCTATACTTGAAAATCAAACTAATAATAGGTTATTTATATTACTTGCGCAGGCGTTGTATTTATATACACAAGAGAATACAGATAATAGATTTGTAACAGCTGCATTTGAGTTGAAATTTTTGGACTATATAGGATTTAAACCAACAGTAAATAAATGTATTAATTGTAAAAGTAAAATTTTGCAAAATTCTATGTTTAATGTTTATGAAGGTGGTATACTATGTAGTAAGTGCAAGACACTTTTTGATAATAATATAAAATTGGATTTAACAACTGTTAGTCTCATGGAATATGTATTAAGGAATGATATTTTAACATGTAGCAAAGCTAAAGTATCAAAATATATAACACATGAACTTGAAAATATCCTAGAAAAATATTTAAAAGTTTATGTTGATAATATTAATCTAAAATCATTACACGTATTACAAAGTGTAAAAAATAATAAGGGAGTGGATAATAATGAGTAG
- the ybeY gene encoding rRNA maturation RNase YbeY, whose amino-acid sequence MDLILDDRQDKLEVNEELIEKIKDIILECLDYEGYDDNYEVSLSFVDNKEIHELNREYRGVDRPTDVLSFPLLSDDFEDVELEEESLGDIVVSLERALEQSIEYNHSFEREVCFLICHSMFHLLGYDHDTDENTKEMREKEEYILNKLNITRE is encoded by the coding sequence ATGGATTTGATATTAGATGATAGACAAGATAAATTAGAAGTAAATGAAGAGCTAATAGAAAAAATAAAAGATATAATTTTAGAGTGTTTGGACTATGAAGGATATGATGATAATTATGAAGTGAGTCTTTCTTTTGTAGATAATAAAGAGATTCATGAATTAAATAGAGAATATAGAGGAGTTGATAGACCAACTGATGTTTTATCATTTCCTCTTTTAAGTGATGATTTTGAAGATGTTGAATTGGAAGAAGAATCTTTAGGAGATATAGTAGTATCTCTTGAAAGAGCTTTAGAGCAAAGCATAGAATATAATCATAGTTTTGAAAGAGAAGTATGTTTTTTAATATGTCATAGTATGTTTCATCTTTTAGGGTATGACCATGATACAGATGAAAATACAAAGGAAATGAGAGAAAAAGAAGAATACATATTAAATAAGTTAAACATAACAAGGGAGTAA
- the yqfD gene encoding sporulation protein YqfD, which yields MISFIRGYYVIVVEGVGLEQFLNHLIRNGINVYNVTRIKNTKIEFNINRQDIKEFKNLYRGSKFDIKVKQKTGVPFIIKRIYKHKGMWICAIVSLLLLMSTSQFVTDVYIQSPEGIKKEALKSELYKVGVRPGVYKKSIDRKEVRDHMMSKFNDVAYLSINVKGTNIFVTVTKKAESLKSTDQSNYCNVIALKNGIIEKVIPRSGKSVVKSGDIVQKGDVLLNGANTKSIPEVWASTFYESTKKASYVDTVNKKTGEKKKVHTISFYDKEFTIRKNIKYKNYVVENKEKRLSMGDYTFPIKIKTSTFYETKKVEVKKNKEELKKELSEKALKELEYIIPASARIIDVKHSYKVNKNMLEYLITVQTSENIAKIYPLSKSEAERFIKEDSKPKEGEEEVPSNPQKRPINDIRNEFNEDNKDNNDQNNSDGNNSNQNSNNSQNNNNNN from the coding sequence TTGATAAGTTTTATAAGGGGATACTATGTTATAGTTGTGGAAGGAGTAGGGCTTGAACAATTTTTAAATCATCTTATAAGAAATGGGATAAATGTTTACAATGTAACTAGAATAAAAAATACTAAAATCGAGTTTAATATAAATAGACAAGATATAAAGGAATTTAAGAATCTTTATAGAGGGAGTAAGTTTGATATTAAGGTAAAACAAAAAACAGGAGTTCCTTTTATTATTAAAAGAATTTATAAGCACAAAGGTATGTGGATTTGTGCTATTGTTTCTTTACTTTTATTGATGTCAACATCACAATTTGTAACGGATGTGTATATACAATCTCCAGAAGGTATAAAAAAAGAAGCTCTCAAAAGTGAACTTTATAAAGTTGGGGTAAGACCAGGAGTATATAAAAAGAGTATTGATAGAAAAGAAGTTAGAGACCATATGATGTCAAAATTTAATGATGTTGCATATTTATCTATTAATGTAAAAGGAACCAATATATTTGTTACTGTTACAAAAAAGGCTGAATCCTTAAAATCTACAGACCAATCAAATTATTGTAATGTAATTGCTTTAAAAAATGGTATAATAGAAAAGGTAATCCCTAGAAGTGGTAAGTCTGTTGTTAAATCTGGAGATATAGTCCAAAAAGGCGATGTTTTACTAAATGGTGCTAATACAAAATCAATACCAGAAGTATGGGCAAGTACTTTTTATGAATCTACTAAAAAGGCAAGCTATGTAGATACTGTAAATAAAAAAACAGGAGAAAAGAAAAAAGTACACACAATAAGTTTTTATGATAAAGAATTTACAATTAGAAAAAATATAAAGTATAAGAATTATGTTGTTGAAAATAAAGAAAAAAGACTCTCAATGGGAGATTATACTTTCCCTATAAAAATAAAGACGAGTACTTTTTATGAAACCAAAAAAGTTGAAGTGAAAAAGAACAAAGAAGAGTTGAAAAAAGAATTATCTGAAAAAGCTTTAAAAGAATTAGAATACATAATACCAGCTTCGGCTAGAATAATAGATGTAAAACATAGCTATAAGGTTAATAAAAATATGTTAGAATATTTAATAACAGTTCAAACTAGTGAAAATATCGCTAAAATTTATCCTCTTAGTAAATCAGAGGCAGAAAGATTTATAAAGGAAGATAGTAAACCAAAAGAAGGAGAAGAGGAAGTTCCTTCTAATCCACAAAAAAGACCAATAAATGATATAAGAAATGAGTTTAATGAGGATAATAAAGATAATAACGACCAAAATAATTCTGATGGAAATAATAGTAATCAAAATAGTAACAATAGTCAAAATAATAATAATAACAATTAA
- a CDS encoding DUF4342 domain-containing protein: protein MSSNITIEMVDSVFERVPGATYAEAKEALVECNGDVIEAVIYLENKKNTCNCKAKSAKETMEEVFGKDGENIKYQLKELLKKSSVVRVIVEKDGKTMMNIPLTVGVVGLAFVPLATLVGLSAAVISKYRIKVQNEEDGEIVDLGELNEEKLHVLKNMITNAAKDVKDVVVDKKEDDKDVTADLMKEESEKNNENEDENK from the coding sequence ATGAGTAGTAATATAACTATTGAAATGGTTGATTCAGTCTTTGAAAGAGTTCCAGGAGCAACTTATGCAGAAGCAAAAGAAGCATTAGTGGAATGTAATGGAGATGTAATTGAGGCAGTAATATATTTAGAAAATAAAAAAAATACTTGTAATTGTAAAGCCAAATCTGCTAAAGAAACTATGGAAGAAGTATTTGGTAAAGATGGAGAAAATATAAAGTATCAATTAAAAGAACTTCTTAAAAAAAGTAGTGTTGTAAGAGTAATAGTTGAAAAAGATGGAAAAACTATGATGAATATTCCTTTAACAGTAGGAGTTGTTGGGTTAGCTTTTGTACCATTAGCTACTCTAGTTGGTTTATCAGCTGCTGTTATAAGTAAATATCGTATAAAAGTTCAAAATGAAGAAGATGGTGAAATTGTAGACTTAGGTGAATTAAATGAAGAAAAACTTCATGTTTTGAAAAATATGATAACTAATGCAGCTAAAGATGTAAAAGATGTAGTAGTTGATAAAAAAGAAGATGATAAAGATGTAACTGCTGATCTTATGAAAGAAGAATCTGAAAAGAATAATGAAAACGAAGACGAAAATAAATAG
- a CDS encoding cytidine deaminase, producing MDNRELLKLAEDARQHSYAPYSSFRVGAALLTKSGKVYTGCNIECASLGGTNCAERTAIFKAISEGDKDIYKIAIASDNSENNEQTYPCGICRQVIIEFGSDIKIITGYTKGEVFEHDIKDLLPNYFSGNDLK from the coding sequence GTGGACAACAGAGAATTGTTAAAGTTGGCAGAAGATGCTAGACAACATTCTTATGCTCCTTACTCAAGTTTTAGAGTGGGTGCAGCTCTTTTAACTAAGAGTGGAAAAGTTTATACTGGATGTAATATAGAATGTGCATCATTAGGTGGAACAAATTGTGCAGAAAGAACAGCTATTTTTAAAGCCATATCAGAAGGTGATAAGGATATATATAAAATAGCTATAGCAAGTGATAACTCAGAAAATAATGAGCAAACATATCCTTGTGGAATATGTAGACAAGTAATTATAGAGTTTGGTTCTGATATAAAAATAATAACAGGATATACTAAAGGAGAGGTGTTTGAGCATGATATAAAAGATTTGCTACCAAACTATTTCTCTGGAAATGATTTAAAATAA
- a CDS encoding YabP/YqfC family sporulation protein translates to MLEISTDLQVNQPVVTVTSNTFMSIENYLSILEYEVDLIKIKTKVKTIKISGDKLSLKYITDSEIGIKGIIYNVEYVD, encoded by the coding sequence ATGTTAGAAATATCCACTGATTTACAAGTAAATCAACCAGTTGTTACTGTTACAAGTAATACTTTTATGAGTATAGAAAATTATCTATCAATATTAGAATATGAAGTTGATTTAATAAAAATAAAGACTAAGGTAAAAACAATTAAAATATCTGGGGATAAACTTTCACTTAAGTATATTACTGACAGTGAGATAGGTATAAAGGGAATTATATACAATGTGGAGTATGTTGATTAG
- the rpsU gene encoding 30S ribosomal protein S21 yields MSEIRVRENETLDSALRRFKRQCAMSGIMSEVRKREHYDKPSVKRKKKAEAARRKNAKK; encoded by the coding sequence ATGTCAGAAATAAGAGTTAGAGAAAATGAAACATTAGACAGCGCTTTAAGAAGATTTAAGCGTCAATGTGCAATGTCTGGCATCATGTCAGAAGTAAGAAAAAGAGAGCACTATGATAAGCCAAGCGTTAAGCGTAAGAAAAAAGCTGAAGCAGCAAGAAGAAAAAACGCTAAAAAATAG
- a CDS encoding tryptophan-rich sensory protein gives MIISVKEIRNFLINISIPLIVGYLSSILAMLISGTDISTYYLQLTKPSFAPPAFIFPIVWTILYILMGISSYLILKKGYNLPKVRDAVFYYGLQLVLNFVWSILFFGFGLRFTALIDIIIMIIVSIIVILKFSKIDKRAGYINLVYLMWLVYAGFLNYFIWFINK, from the coding sequence TTGATTATATCGGTAAAGGAAATTAGAAATTTTTTGATAAACATATCAATACCATTAATAGTGGGTTATTTAAGTAGTATTTTGGCCATGTTGATTAGTGGAACAGATATTTCAACGTACTATCTACAACTTACAAAACCAAGTTTTGCACCACCAGCTTTTATCTTCCCTATTGTTTGGACTATATTGTACATATTGATGGGTATATCTTCATACCTAATATTAAAAAAAGGTTACAACTTGCCTAAAGTAAGAGATGCAGTATTTTATTATGGATTACAACTTGTATTAAATTTTGTCTGGAGTATATTATTTTTTGGCTTTGGACTTAGATTTACAGCTTTAATAGACATAATAATAATGATTATAGTTTCTATAATAGTTATTTTAAAATTTTCTAAAATAGATAAGAGAGCTGGATATATAAATTTGGTTTATCTGATGTGGTTGGTTTATGCTGGATTTTTGAATTATTTTATATGGTTTATTAATAAATAG